The DNA region GATGATCATCAGGATCAGCACCGGGATGGCACGGAAGAACTCCACGACCACGCCGGCCGGCACCCGTACCCACCGGTGGTCGGAGAGCCGACCGACACCGAAGAGCGCTCCGAGCGGCAGCGCGATGATCAGGGCGAAGAACGCCGCCTTGAGCGTGCTCTCGAGACCCGGCCAGATGTACGTGACCCAGGGCTGGGAGCTGGTGAAGAAGGGCTTCCACTTGATCCAGTCGAGCTGGTGCTTCTCGGCCAGGCCGTCGTACACCCACCACACCACGGCCGCGGCGCACAGCACGAACAGCACCGTGTACAGGATGTTGCGCTGCTTGGCGCGGGGGCCCTGTGCGTCGTAGAGGACGGAACTCATCGCTTCACCGCCACCTTCTTGCTCACCCAGCCGAGGATCAGGCCGGTTGGGAGGGTCAGAACGATGAAGCCGAACGCGAAGACCGCCGAGATGAGGATCAGCTGGGCCTCGGCCTCGATCATGTCCTTCATCAGGTAGGAGGCCTCGACGACACCGATCGCGGAGGCGACCGTGGTGTTCTTCGTCAGCGCGATCAGCACGTTGGACAACGGGTTGACCACCGCACGGAATGCCTGAGGAAGGATGATCAGCCGCAGTACCTGCGTGAAGCTCAGCCCGAGTGCGCGCGCCGCCTCGGCCTGGCCGACCGGTACCGTGTTGATGCCGGAGCGCAGCGCCTCGCAGACGAAGGCGGCTGTGTAGGCGGCCAGGGCGAGT from Streptomyces sp. NBC_01591 includes:
- a CDS encoding amino acid ABC transporter permease, translated to MFDFLEGYDLLGAFWVTVQLTVYSALGSLIWGTLLAGMKVSPVPLMRGFATAYVNVVRNIPLTVIIVFSSLGLYQTLGVMLGADVIDDINFRLAVLALAAYTAAFVCEALRSGINTVPVGQAEAARALGLSFTQVLRLIILPQAFRAVVNPLSNVLIALTKNTTVASAIGVVEASYLMKDMIEAEAQLILISAVFAFGFIVLTLPTGLILGWVSKKVAVKR